ATCGATTTCCTGACGCTCTATAGCAAGTGATCTTTCATCTTTCTCAACACCACGGCGAGATAATACTTTTACAGATACGATTGTACCAGTTACCCCAGGCGGAACATGAAGTGACGAATCTCTTACGTCAGCTGCTTTTTCACCAAAGATTGCGCGAAGTAATTTTTCTTCTGGAGTCATTGGCGATTCACTCTTAGGAGTTACTTTACCAACTAAAATGTCACCAGCTTTTACTTCAGCACCGATGTGTACAATACCTGTTTCATCTAAATGTCTTAATGATTCTTCACTTACGTTTGGAATATCACGTGTTACTTCTTCAGGACCTAATCTGGTATCCCTTGCAACAACTTCAAATTCCTCGATATGAATTGATGTGAAAATATCATCTTTTACAATACGTTCTGAAATAAGGATTGAATCCTCAAAGTTATAACCATTCCACGGCATGAACGCTACCAGAACGTTACGACCTAACGCAAGCTCACCGTTTGCTGTACTTGGACCGTCGGCAATAACCTGTCCTTTTTCTACGTAATTACCAACTTTTACAAGTGGCTTTTGTGTAATACATGTATTGTAGTTTGAACGCTGATATTTAAGTAAGTTATAAATATCCACACCAGGAGATTCTTCAGAATCGCCTGCTTCAGATCTGATAACGATACGAGTAGAGTCAACCTGATCAACATAACCGCTTCTTTTCGCAATTACTGTTACACCAGAATCCTGAGCTACTAAGCCTTCGATACCTGTACCTACGAATGGAGCATCTGTATAAATAAGTGGAACCGCTTGACGTTGCATGTTCGATCCCATAAGAGCACGGTTCGCATCATCGTTCTCTAAGAATGGAATAAGCGATGCCGCAACAGATACTAATTGCATTGGTGTTACGTCAATGAAGTCAATCTTGTCTGGAGTAGACATGATAAAGTCACCATTTTTACGACAAGATACTAATGACTGAGCAAACCTTTTTTCATTATCAAGCTCTGCGTTTGCCTGAGCAATTGTATATTTTACTTCTTCAATTGCAGACAAGTAAACAACATGGTCCGTTACCTTACCATCTATAATTTTACGGTATGGACTTTCGATAAAACCAAGTGAGTTAATTCTTGCAAATGTAGAAAGTGAGTTAATAAGACCAATGTTTTGACCTTCTGGTGTTTCAATCGGACAAATACGACCGTAGTGAGTGTGGTGTACGTCACGCACCTCAAAGCCTGCTCTGTCTCTTGTTAAACCGCCGGGACCTAATGCAGAAAGTCTTCTTTTATGTGTTACTTCTGATAAAGGATTTGTTTGATCCATAAACTGAGAAAGTTGGGAAGAACCAAAGAATTCTCTAACAACGTTTCCAAGTAATTTTGAATTAATAAGATCATGTGGCATTACAGTATCAACGTCTACGCTAGACATTCTTTCCACTACTGTTCTTTCCATTCTCACAATACCAATTCTGAACTGGTTTTCCATGAGTTCACCAACAGATCTTACCCTTCTGTTACCTAAGTGATCGATATCGTCAATTTCACCGAAGCCATCTTTTACTTTTACAAGCATTTTTAATGCTTCAACGATATCTTCTTTTGTAAGTGTTCTAACTGTTTCTTCTGTGTTTAAGTCTAGTCTTGCATTGATTTTCACACGACCTACTGTAGATAAATCATAACGATCACCATTAAAGAATAAATTCTCAAATGTAGATTTTGCAGCATCAACAGTCGCAGGCTCACCTGGACGAAGTACTCTGAATATATCAATTAATGAATCTTCTATAGTTACGTTTTTATCAATGAAAAGAGTATTACGAATGTAAGGACCTGTTGTAATATTATCAATATTAAGTACGCCAAGTTCTTTGATACCCATTGTAACTAAAGCATCAACGGTATTCTCGCCTAATTCGTAACCTGCTTCAAAGAAAATTTCACCTGTGTTTTTATCAGCAACTTCTTCTGCTAAATAAAGACCGATTAAATCTTCGTTATCAACGAAATAATTTTTAAGTCCGTCTTCAACTAATTTTTTTGCCATTCTTGGGGTAATTTTGCTTCCAGCTTCTAGAAGCACCTTACCTGAATCGGCATCTACTAAATCTTTAATAAGTTTAGTACCCTTCATTTTTTCAGGTACAAACTCTGTTATCCATCTTTTTCCACTTCTTTTGTATACTACTTTTGAGTAGAAAAGATCTAAAATTTCTTTTGTATTATAACCCAAAGCTCTAAGTAATGTAGAAACATAAAGCTTTCTTTTTCTGTCAATACGGAAGTACATTAAGTCTTTCGCATCGAATTCTACATCGAGCCATGAACCTCTGTATGGTATAAATCTTGTAGCATATAAATATTTACCTGAAGCATGTGTCTTACCACCATCGTGGTCAAAGAACACACCAGGTGATCTATGCATTTGTGATACGATTACTCTTTCAGTACCATTTATGATAAACGTACCATTTTCTGTCATGAGTGGAATATCACCCATGTAAACTTCTTGTTCTTTAATACCTTTAATTTCGCGTGAAGCTGTATCTTCATCAACATGCCAAACTATTAAACGTAAAACTACTTTAAGAGCCGCAGAATAAGTAATACCTCTCTGACGACATTCTTCAACATCATACTTAGGATTTTCTAATCTATATTCTACGAATTCTATAGTTGCTGTGTTATTAGCGTCGCTAATAGGAAAAGTTGAACTTAAAACTTCTTGCAAGCCAACGTTTTTTCTTTCTTGTGGTAATTTTTCAGACTGTAAAAAATCATCATATGAATTAATTTGAACTTGAATTAAGTTTGGTATTTGCGTTACTGCTTCAATCTTACTGAATGATTTTCTAACTATTGGAGATGTTGAATTGAACTTCATCGAGTCTAACCCCGTGGGAATTAAAGTTAGTTACTTATAAAAAAAATGCGTAAAGGGCGCTTAGTTAAACGCCCTTCACAATTTAAGCTAAATAATAATTATTTAACTTCAACTTTAGCACCTGCTGCTTCAAGTTGTTGTTTAATTTTTTGCGCTTCGTCTTTAGAAACACTTTCTTTAACAACTTTTGGAGCACCATCAACTAAGTCTTTAGCTTCTTTTAAACCAAGAGCAGGAACAATTGCTCTGATTTCTTTAATTACGTTGATTTTGTTAGCACCGCCATCAACTAATGTTACTGTAAACTCTGTTTGTTCAGCAGCAGCTTCACCACCACCCGCAGCAGGCATAGCAGCCATAGCAACAGGAGCAGCAGCAGAAACGCCCCACTTTTCTTCAAGCATTTTTGAAAGCTCTGCAGCTTCCATAACTGTTAATGCAGAGAGTTCGTCAACGATTTTATCAAGTTTAGACATTTTTATCCTCAAACTATTTTAATTAATAAACAATTACCTATCACAATGATAATTACTTTGCAAGCATTATATCATTATTTAGTTGCATAGGCATTAACAACCCTAGCAATCTGACTTGGAACGGCATTAAGAACACCAGCAATTTTTGTTGCAGGTGCGTTAATTGTACCAATAATTTTTGCACGAAGCTCATCGAGCGAAGGCAGAGTAGCAAGAACTTTAACACCTTGAGCGTTAAGAGCCTTACCATTTAATGCACCACCAACAATCTTAAGTGCTTCGTTGCTTTTCGCAAACTCGCTGATTGCTTTAACAAAAGCAGGATCGTTTGAATAAGCTATAGCTATTGGACCTGTTAAAAATTGCTCTAGACAATCAAATTCTGTGTCCTTAATTGCTATTTTTACTAGCTTATTTTTTGCGATTTTCATGTGTCCCGAAGAAGCACGAATTTTTCTTCTGAGCTCAGTTATTGCAGCAACGGTCAAGCCATGATAATGAAATACAATAGCAATTGAATTTGCACTTAATGTATCATTAAGATTTGACACTAACTGGATTTTTTGATTTTTACGCACTTTATCTCTCCAAATGCATAATTGACACAATCATCTACTCTAAAACCGAACTAATTTCAAGTTTTATCGCAGGACCCA
This genomic stretch from Alphaproteobacteria bacterium 33-17 harbors:
- a CDS encoding 50S ribosomal protein L7/L12, which translates into the protein MSKLDKIVDELSALTVMEAAELSKMLEEKWGVSAAAPVAMAAMPAAGGGEAAAEQTEFTVTLVDGGANKINVIKEIRAIVPALGLKEAKDLVDGAPKVVKESVSKDEAQKIKQQLEAAGAKVEVK
- a CDS encoding 50S ribosomal protein L10, which produces MRKNQKIQLVSNLNDTLSANSIAIVFHYHGLTVAAITELRRKIRASSGHMKIAKNKLVKIAIKDTEFDCLEQFLTGPIAIAYSNDPAFVKAISEFAKSNEALKIVGGALNGKALNAQGVKVLATLPSLDELRAKIIGTINAPATKIAGVLNAVPSQIARVVNAYATK
- a CDS encoding DNA-directed RNA polymerase subunit beta — protein: MKFNSTSPIVRKSFSKIEAVTQIPNLIQVQINSYDDFLQSEKLPQERKNVGLQEVLSSTFPISDANNTATIEFVEYRLENPKYDVEECRQRGITYSAALKVVLRLIVWHVDEDTASREIKGIKEQEVYMGDIPLMTENGTFIINGTERVIVSQMHRSPGVFFDHDGGKTHASGKYLYATRFIPYRGSWLDVEFDAKDLMYFRIDRKRKLYVSTLLRALGYNTKEILDLFYSKVVYKRSGKRWITEFVPEKMKGTKLIKDLVDADSGKVLLEAGSKITPRMAKKLVEDGLKNYFVDNEDLIGLYLAEEVADKNTGEIFFEAGYELGENTVDALVTMGIKELGVLNIDNITTGPYIRNTLFIDKNVTIEDSLIDIFRVLRPGEPATVDAAKSTFENLFFNGDRYDLSTVGRVKINARLDLNTEETVRTLTKEDIVEALKMLVKVKDGFGEIDDIDHLGNRRVRSVGELMENQFRIGIVRMERTVVERMSSVDVDTVMPHDLINSKLLGNVVREFFGSSQLSQFMDQTNPLSEVTHKRRLSALGPGGLTRDRAGFEVRDVHHTHYGRICPIETPEGQNIGLINSLSTFARINSLGFIESPYRKIIDGKVTDHVVYLSAIEEVKYTIAQANAELDNEKRFAQSLVSCRKNGDFIMSTPDKIDFIDVTPMQLVSVAASLIPFLENDDANRALMGSNMQRQAVPLIYTDAPFVGTGIEGLVAQDSGVTVIAKRSGYVDQVDSTRIVIRSEAGDSEESPGVDIYNLLKYQRSNYNTCITQKPLVKVGNYVEKGQVIADGPSTANGELALGRNVLVAFMPWNGYNFEDSILISERIVKDDIFTSIHIEEFEVVARDTRLGPEEVTRDIPNVSEESLRHLDETGIVHIGAEVKAGDILVGKVTPKSESPMTPEEKLLRAIFGEKAADVRDSSLHVPPGVTGTIVSVKVLSRRGVEKDERSLAIERQEIDRLSKDRDDEMAILDNYVYGRLREVLLNQEIVSGPKGARPGDTITEETFDNYSKGQLWQFTVANQDVMNQFDILKKQYDELSDKLNKRFASKVEKVQAGDELPQGALKVVKVYIAMKHKLQPGDKMAGRHGNKGVVSRVLPQEDMPYMEDGTVVDMVLNPLGVPSRMNIGQILETHLGWASAGIGKKISNTIDNIRYKTEKIDSLRDLLKGIYEEQNSSKFIDNLSEDELIDYAARMKRGVYFATPVFDGAKEKDVNRMLDLAGLATSGQVSLFDGRTGDMFNRKVTVGYMYMLKLHHLVDDKIHARSIGPYSLVTQQPLGGKSHFGGQRFGEMECWALQAYGAAYTLQEMLTVKSDDVTGRIKIYESIIRGDQNFECGIPESFNVMVKELRSLCLNVELENEIKIEN